One genomic segment of Nocardia spumae includes these proteins:
- a CDS encoding PadR family transcriptional regulator, with protein sequence MLDVVILGLLALRPLSGYDLGKWIDGPGRFIGYRVTLPQIYRTLAKLRDRGLVGFAVDPRDGKPDAKVYTLTQPGRLALLEWVRSPYEPAPRPMDPDFMVRFLLGGMFGRDIAIEILRTELDYRRAQVRTPTRIDEVTTALSPIEDIDPRWAAEVLRAGHEQGRASTAAYIGWLEVTLADFENRPADVR encoded by the coding sequence ATGCTGGATGTGGTGATTCTGGGGTTGCTGGCGCTGCGTCCGTTGTCCGGGTACGACCTCGGCAAGTGGATAGACGGGCCGGGCCGGTTCATCGGGTACAGGGTGACGTTGCCGCAGATCTACAGGACGCTGGCCAAGCTGCGCGATCGCGGGCTGGTAGGTTTCGCGGTGGATCCGCGCGACGGCAAACCCGACGCCAAGGTGTACACCCTCACCCAGCCGGGACGCCTGGCACTGCTGGAATGGGTTCGATCTCCGTACGAGCCCGCGCCGCGTCCGATGGATCCCGACTTCATGGTGCGGTTCCTGCTCGGCGGCATGTTCGGCCGCGATATCGCCATCGAAATACTGCGCACCGAACTGGACTACCGGCGCGCACAGGTGCGCACACCCACCCGCATCGACGAGGTCACCACCGCCCTGTCCCCCATCGAGGACATCGATCCCCGATGGGCGGCAGAGGTTCTGCGGGCCGGCCACGAACAGGGCCGCGCGTCGACCGCAGCCTATATCGGCTGGCTCGAGGTCACGCTGGCCGACTTCGAGAACCGCCCGGCCGATGTGCGCTGA